The Herbiconiux sp. A18JL235 region GCCGTGGCGTTGTAGTAGAGCAGGCCCGGGTTCGAGTCGAAGGGCACTCCGTAGATGCCGCCGTCGACGGTGTTGACGTCGAGCTTCTGCGGCGCGATGTCGCCCGAGTACGGGGCGAGCACGTCGGAGAGGTCCCAGAGGTAGTCGCTGAAGCCGGCGATCTTCGCGTCGTCGAGGAAGACGCCGTCGGGAACGTCGGTGCCCGTGATGAGCGTGTTCTGCAGCTTCGCGTCGATGTCGACCGACTCGTGGTTCACCTTCACGTCGGGGTACTTCTCGTTGAAGTCGGCGATGGCCTCGTCGAACACCTCGAACAGGTCGCCCGACCTGTCCCAGATGGTGATCTCGCCCGAGGGAGATTCCTCGGCCGGGAGCTGGAGCAGGTCGGCGGCGGAGTCGGTGGGGGAGGCGGAGCCGATGTCGGGGCCGCAGGCCGTCAGCCCGACGGCGACGGCGGCGGCGAGGCCGAGCGCGGCGGCCCGGCTCGCCACTCGGGGCAGGTGCTGGTGCAAGGGGACACTCCTTCGTGACTGTGCGTTTGCCAACGTAGGCAAAACTGTAGCCCGTGTTTGCACACGATGCAAACGCTATGCTGGCGGCATCCGACATTCCGTTCGAGTGCAAGGAGGCTGAGGCATGCCGGCAACGCTGCGCGACGTCGCCGAGCGGGCGAGCGTCTCCATCCGCACCGTCTCGAACGTCGTGAGCGGCTACGAGCACGTCAGCGATCGGATGCGCGCCCGCGTGCTCAAGGCCATCGACGAGCTCGACTACCGGCCCAATCCGGTCGCCCGCACCCTGCGCACCGGTCGCACGGGGGTGCTCGCGCTCGTGGTGCCCGAGATCGACGTGCCCTACTTCAGTCAGCTGGCACGCGACGTCATCAACGCGGCCGGCGAGCTCGGCTACCGGGTGATGATCGACCAGACCGGGCACGACCATCAACGGGAGCGCGAACTGCTCACCGGCGGCGATCGCACCATGCTCTTTGACGGCATCCTGTTCAGCCCGCTCGTCACCCAGGCGGAGCTGCGCGAGATGAACGCCCGCAGCGGCATGCCGCTCGTGCTGCTCGGGGAGCACGACTTCGACGGGCGCTTCGACCACGTGGCGATCGACAACGTGCAGGCCGCCGCCGACGCGGTTCTGCACCTCGCCGCCGCGGGCCGCACCCGCATCGGCGCCATCGGCACCCAGCCCGCCGAGGGCTACGCGACGCCGCAGCAGCGCAC contains the following coding sequences:
- a CDS encoding LacI family DNA-binding transcriptional regulator: MPATLRDVAERASVSIRTVSNVVSGYEHVSDRMRARVLKAIDELDYRPNPVARTLRTGRTGVLALVVPEIDVPYFSQLARDVINAAGELGYRVMIDQTGHDHQRERELLTGGDRTMLFDGILFSPLVTQAELREMNARSGMPLVLLGEHDFDGRFDHVAIDNVQAAADAVLHLAAAGRTRIGAIGTQPAEGYATPQQRTAGYRQALAAAGLDFVPSLTRPAAHYSRADGYTAARELLASAEAPDAIFCYSDLLAMGAMRAVFDAGLRVPDDIAIVGIDDIEEGRYSRPSLSTVSLDTPFIAAQAVARIAERIDDPDREAVEVVAPHRLIVRESS